A stretch of the Bacillus sp. FJAT-18017 genome encodes the following:
- a CDS encoding DUF3231 family protein, which yields MNHNPALTASEIAALWNAYMQNTMAYRVIQHFATVNEDKDNNELIQNSLDACGFVIDGVKAIFELEKQAVPIGFTEEDVNLKVSRIYSDLFALRYIKYMAAFGTAASASFLELLARFDVRDFFTNASNKFICLYNEATDLLLKKGAFIRSPTMPPMEKTEYLQNESFLSGLLGRHRPLTAIEIAHICKNLETNSIGRTFLIGFAQTAQLPEVRTFMDRGSQIAEKQETIFREIFLEEGMPLPSTWDSTISKSTDTPFSDKLMMFHTLQLNMISVTAYGASIAGSMRVDLGAHYTRLLTEILQYSNDGVKFMIDKGWIEQPPQNVDREALKNRH from the coding sequence ATGAATCATAATCCAGCACTGACAGCATCTGAGATAGCTGCTTTGTGGAATGCGTATATGCAAAATACAATGGCATACCGTGTCATTCAGCATTTTGCGACAGTCAATGAAGATAAGGATAACAATGAGCTCATCCAGAATTCACTTGATGCTTGTGGCTTCGTAATTGACGGCGTTAAAGCGATTTTCGAACTTGAGAAACAAGCGGTTCCTATCGGCTTTACCGAAGAGGATGTTAACTTAAAAGTTTCCCGTATTTATTCTGATCTTTTTGCTCTAAGGTATATAAAATATATGGCAGCCTTTGGTACTGCTGCGTCGGCATCTTTTCTAGAGCTTTTAGCTAGATTTGATGTTAGAGATTTTTTTACCAATGCTTCAAACAAATTTATATGCCTTTACAATGAAGCAACCGATCTGTTATTGAAAAAAGGTGCATTCATTCGCTCTCCTACAATGCCCCCAATGGAAAAAACGGAATATCTACAGAATGAATCTTTTTTATCTGGACTATTGGGCCGCCATCGTCCCCTAACTGCAATTGAAATAGCACATATATGTAAAAACTTGGAGACTAATTCCATAGGCAGAACATTCCTCATTGGCTTTGCACAAACCGCTCAGTTACCAGAAGTCAGAACCTTTATGGATAGAGGTTCACAAATAGCTGAAAAGCAGGAAACTATTTTTAGAGAAATATTCCTTGAAGAGGGAATGCCTTTGCCTAGTACTTGGGATTCTACTATTTCAAAATCAACCGATACACCTTTTTCAGATAAATTAATGATGTTCCATACTCTTCAGCTGAATATGATAAGCGTTACAGCGTACGGGGCATCAATTGCAGGAAGTATGAGGGTGGATTTAGGAGCTCATTATACCAGGCTATTGACCGAAATACTCCAATATTCAAATGATGGGGTAAAGTTTATGATTGATAAAGGATGGATTGAACAACCTCCACAAAACGTCGATAGGGAAGCTTTAAAAAATAGGCATTAA
- a CDS encoding dihydrofolate reductase family protein, with translation MAKLIYPINVSLDGYMEDERGNIEWTISDDEEFAFWTDFQRPIGTYIYGRRMYESMVYWETASAKKGDQPEAFREFAQIWRAAEKIVYSRTLQEVSSARTRIEREFNPDVIRRLKESSEADITIGGPEFAGQAMRAGLIDECHLLVNPIVLGGGKRALPDNLRRRLELLGERRFRSGVVHLHYRVIV, from the coding sequence ATGGCTAAATTGATCTATCCTATTAACGTATCTTTGGACGGTTACATGGAGGATGAGCGCGGCAATATCGAGTGGACGATCTCCGATGACGAAGAGTTTGCGTTCTGGACTGACTTCCAGCGGCCGATTGGCACCTACATATACGGGCGTCGAATGTACGAGTCGATGGTGTACTGGGAGACTGCGAGCGCCAAAAAAGGCGATCAACCGGAGGCATTTCGGGAATTCGCGCAGATCTGGCGAGCTGCTGAGAAGATCGTGTATTCCCGGACGCTTCAGGAGGTTTCTAGCGCCAGGACTAGGATCGAGCGCGAATTCAATCCTGATGTGATTCGGAGGCTGAAAGAGTCTTCAGAAGCCGACATTACGATTGGCGGCCCCGAATTTGCAGGGCAGGCGATGAGAGCGGGACTTATCGACGAGTGTCATCTGCTCGTTAATCCGATCGTTTTGGGTGGAGGTAAGCGAGCATTGCCGGACAACCTTCGCAGGCGGCTCGAGCTGCTCGGTGAGCGCCGCTTCCGAAGCGGTGTTGTTCATCTTCACTACCGCGTGATCGTCTGA
- a CDS encoding TIGR04104 family putative zinc finger protein, with translation MWKLMIQFGYLSYYSKGEWEIMGLQKCGECKKKMKWSQIYKSLFLSYRPIKCSHCGTEYKVSVESRILISLLGLLIITLPIVFILLPYAKNQSFTIPYFVTVGLVYGLLISLIFPYLVKYEQK, from the coding sequence ATGTGGAAATTAATGATACAATTTGGTTATCTAAGTTACTATTCAAAGGGGGAATGGGAAATTATGGGGTTACAAAAATGTGGTGAATGTAAAAAGAAAATGAAGTGGAGTCAAATTTATAAATCACTCTTTTTAAGTTATAGACCAATTAAATGCAGCCATTGTGGAACGGAGTATAAGGTGAGTGTTGAATCGAGGATTTTAATAAGTTTACTAGGTTTACTAATAATAACACTACCAATAGTATTTATTTTACTTCCATATGCAAAAAACCAATCATTTACTATTCCGTATTTTGTTACAGTGGGACTTGTATATGGTTTGCTAATTTCGCTAATTTTTCCATACCTTGTGAAATACGAACAGAAATAA
- a CDS encoding MFS transporter, protein MGLRGRICLSVGWVTLFLMGTDLFVVSPLLPFISEAYNVSSAMTGWMVTVFAVTYAIAAPFFGWASDKNGRGAFISFGLLLFSFSNALTAFSPSFTWLIISRILAGLSVAAVTPLIYAIIGDIAPLNRRGTWLSIVVSGHLTALWAGAPFGTLLELFLGWRSVFVVMAIIGTILAVVNFKTWKYVSKSDLTRNLLEGNLLRILGSVSVTAIWAISMYALYIYLGAALYSENRFSSSEIALAVTFYGIGAVLGSLISGQLTDRFGERKISKATLIFLTLILVCLGIFFSSGDWIYFFLFIWALVGYAGFTSYQARLAVEYPKERGIVMAWNNTALYIGITIGSMIGGYVISNWGYPFLPYVCSIAAIISFVLSTQKVQLTKKESAFSADT, encoded by the coding sequence ATGGGGTTGCGAGGGAGAATATGTTTAAGTGTTGGTTGGGTAACTTTGTTTCTAATGGGGACTGATTTATTTGTAGTGTCTCCGTTACTACCGTTCATTTCGGAAGCGTATAATGTTAGTTCAGCTATGACAGGATGGATGGTAACTGTTTTTGCTGTAACATATGCTATTGCAGCACCTTTCTTTGGTTGGGCTTCAGATAAAAATGGACGTGGGGCTTTTATTTCGTTTGGGTTATTGTTATTTTCCTTCTCTAATGCCTTAACTGCCTTTTCACCTTCTTTTACCTGGTTAATCATTAGTCGTATTTTAGCTGGTTTGTCCGTTGCTGCGGTCACCCCTTTGATTTATGCAATTATCGGGGATATTGCACCATTAAATCGGAGAGGAACTTGGCTTTCTATTGTTGTTTCGGGACATTTAACAGCCCTATGGGCGGGAGCCCCATTCGGTACGTTACTAGAGCTTTTTCTTGGTTGGCGTTCGGTATTTGTTGTAATGGCTATTATAGGAACTATATTGGCGGTAGTAAATTTCAAAACGTGGAAATACGTTTCTAAAAGCGATTTAACAAGAAATTTATTAGAAGGAAATCTGCTAAGAATACTTGGTTCGGTAAGTGTTACAGCCATTTGGGCAATTTCAATGTATGCTCTTTATATTTACTTAGGTGCGGCTCTTTATTCCGAAAATAGATTCTCATCATCAGAAATCGCATTAGCTGTTACTTTTTATGGTATCGGTGCTGTTTTAGGGAGTCTTATAAGTGGACAATTAACAGATAGGTTTGGAGAAAGGAAGATTTCGAAAGCTACACTAATTTTCTTGACTCTAATACTCGTTTGTTTAGGTATATTCTTCTCATCTGGCGATTGGATTTATTTCTTCCTATTCATATGGGCTTTGGTTGGATATGCTGGATTTACATCATACCAAGCACGATTAGCGGTCGAATATCCAAAAGAACGAGGAATTGTTATGGCGTGGAATAATACGGCTCTGTATATTGGTATTACAATTGGTTCAATGATTGGTGGTTATGTCATATCTAATTGGGGATACCCTTTCCTTCCGTATGTTTGTAGTATTGCAGCAATCATTAGTTTTGTCCTTAGTACCCAAAAGGTCCAGCTAACAAAAAAAGAATCAGCTTTTTCAGCAGATACATGA
- a CDS encoding tyrosine-type recombinase/integrase, whose amino-acid sequence MLLSKAWETYEADKRIEGFSPYTLKAYGIQAKLIIKFFEDADIATLTTDLLKAYLANPSRSLKPSSLAHRIRFMKSLFRWCHEEGHISHNPAAKIKEPKVGKRIPKFLTEKEIEMLREACISPMEKALFEFMFSTGCRIGEIVSLECNSINWSNRSAIVRGKGDKEREVYFNIRAEIWLKRYIDSREDNDAAIFVTERHPHRMSIAQMRYVIKRISARAGINKEIHPHQLRHSYATHLLNNGAPIEVIQSLLGHEKSETTRIYAQLSGRLRQEFYQKYF is encoded by the coding sequence TTGTTATTGTCTAAAGCGTGGGAAACATATGAAGCGGATAAACGAATTGAAGGCTTTTCCCCCTATACGTTAAAAGCCTATGGGATTCAGGCAAAGCTGATTATTAAGTTCTTTGAGGATGCAGATATTGCCACATTAACCACCGATCTTTTGAAGGCATACCTCGCAAATCCAAGTAGGAGCTTAAAACCTTCGAGTTTAGCACACAGGATACGGTTTATGAAGTCATTGTTCCGTTGGTGTCACGAGGAAGGTCATATATCCCATAACCCAGCAGCTAAAATCAAGGAACCTAAAGTCGGAAAGAGAATCCCCAAGTTTTTAACCGAAAAGGAGATTGAAATGTTGCGTGAGGCTTGTATAAGTCCAATGGAAAAAGCCTTATTCGAATTTATGTTCTCGACGGGGTGTAGGATAGGAGAAATCGTATCGCTAGAGTGCAATTCAATTAATTGGTCTAACCGTTCTGCTATTGTAAGAGGAAAAGGAGACAAGGAACGTGAGGTCTATTTCAATATTCGAGCTGAAATCTGGCTAAAGCGATACATTGACAGCCGTGAGGATAATGACGCAGCTATTTTTGTGACAGAACGGCACCCACATAGGATGAGTATTGCCCAAATGAGATATGTGATAAAGAGAATTTCTGCTCGTGCGGGAATCAATAAGGAAATCCATCCCCACCAACTTAGACACAGCTATGCAACCCACTTATTAAACAATGGTGCCCCAATTGAAGTCATCCAGAGTCTTTTGGGGCACGAGAAGAGTGAAACCACTCGGATTTATGCCCAACTAAGCGGCAGGTTAAGACAAGAATTTTATCAAAAGTATTTCTAA
- a CDS encoding TIGR04104 family putative zinc finger protein: MIQLGYLSYHSKGEWESMGLQRCGECKKKMKWSQIYKSLFLGYRIKCSHCGTEYRANFSSRILIGLLISVPIVVILGPYAKNQSFTIPFTVTVGLVYSLLISLIFPYLVKYERK, from the coding sequence ATGATACAATTAGGTTATCTAAGTTACCATTCAAAGGGGGAATGGGAAAGTATGGGGTTACAAAGATGTGGTGAATGTAAAAAGAAAATGAAGTGGAGTCAAATTTATAAATCACTCTTCCTAGGTTATAGAATTAAATGCAGTCACTGTGGAACGGAATATAGGGCAAATTTTTCATCGAGGATTTTAATAGGTTTACTAATATCAGTACCAATAGTAGTTATTTTAGGTCCATATGCAAAAAACCAATCATTTACTATTCCATTTACTGTTACAGTGGGACTTGTATATAGTTTGCTAATTTCGCTAATTTTTCCATACCTTGTGAAATACGAACGGAAATAA